AAAAGAGCCAGAAAGACTCCCAGAATCGCCAATAGATTACTCAAAAGAGTAAGAGATTATGCTGATATTAAAGCAGACGGGAAAATTTGTCTGGAAATAGCTAAAAGCGCGTTAGAAATGATGGAAATTGATAATAAGGGATTAGATAAATTAGATAGAAATATATTAAAAATTATGATAGATAACTTTGGGGGCGGGCCGGTTGGGATCGAAACAATAGCTGCATCTATTGGTGAAGACAGGGGAGCGATTGAAGAGGTTCACGAGCCTTATTTGATTCAAGTTGGTTTTTTAGAGAGAACCCGACAAGGAAGAAAAGTGACCCAAAAGGCGTTAAAACATATGGGTAAAAGAATACAAGATCAACTTTTTAATGGTTAATAAACAAACAATTGCCAATTAGCTTATTTGTTTCTATAATTAAAATGATATAGTGATTAAAAAGAGGAATAAGATGGAAAACATCAAAAAGACGTTAGGTAATATTAATACACCAATGATCTTTAAATTTCTTTTCGGTTTTGTAGGTCTTTTGGTATTGGCAACTGTTATTATGCTATTTATGGCAAATGCGGGTGTTGCCGGCAGGGTTAACGGTAAATCTATAAGCAAGAAGGATTTCGAGAAAGAGGTAAGTGCTCAAGTAAAATACCAAAGTGAAATTCAAAAAATCGATTTAAACAGTGGTGATAAAAAGAAAAAACTTAGAGAAGAAATATTTAACCAAATGGTTGATACATTAATCATCAGTCAGAATCTCAGCACTTTAAATGTTAAAGTAACTCAGGAAGAAATTGATAAAGATTATGAAAAAATATCCAATGTTAATGGTGGTGATACTAAATTTCAGGAGATGATTTCTAATTATTACGGTCTTACAAAAGAAGAATACAAAACATATTATTTATTACCAAAGATACAAAAAGAAAAAATGCAAACCCAGGTTACTACTTCAGATGAATTTAATAGTGAAGCTAAATCAAAGGCGGAGAATGTTTTAGGCCAGATTAAGAACGGAAGTAATTTTGCCGATTTAGCTAAAAAATACAGCCAGGATAGTTCTACGTCAGCTAAAGGTGGTGATATAGGATGGATAAGCAAAGGTCAGATGGTAGAAGAGTTCGAAAAACAGGCTTTTTCATTAAAGGTTGGAGAAGTATCGAATATTTTTAAGACAAACTACGGATACTTTATAATCAAAGTTGAAGAAAAGAGTAGCGATAAAGTACATGTAAGACAGATTCTGATAAAGGGAAAATCTTTTACTGAATGGTTAGATATGACGAAAAAATCTTGTCAGATTGAGCAATTAGTTAAATTTTAAGAAAATGCGCTCTTTTTTAGAGAGCGCATTCTATAGCTTGTTTGATAAAAATTTGTAAATCATTTAATATTTAAATCTATGATAATAATTTGGCTTATTTATACTTTTGCTTTAATCGTCTTTTTTGTTATTGGCTGGACAGGCGTTTATCATGTTCGTAAATTTAGTATATCTGGAGATTTAACCCAAAGAGCAATTACACTATATGTCTCTATAATGATTGTTATTGCATTAGTCTCGATATTCTTTGTTTTAAAAAATGGAGCAAGCGCTTCATTTGATATCAATTTTGGTCAAATATTTGATTTCAAACGATAGGAATAATTATGGTTTTTGAACAAAAAGAAAACGAAGAAATTAAAATTACTTTACGTCGGCACTGGTCATGTATGATTGGTTTAAGTGTTTTTGCTGTCGTAATGTCAATTTTGCCCATAATAATGTACTTTATTCTAGATTCTTACATACACCTTACTAATGGTTTTTATAATTTATTTGTTTTAGGCATGGGTCTATATTATATGTTTGTATGTACTCTAGCTTTCATCGGTTGGCTAGATTATTACTTAGATGTTGCAGTAATAACCAATGAAAGAGTAGTTGACATTGACCAAGAGGGTCTTTTTAATCGAAAAATTTCTGAATTATATTTATCTGATGTTGAGGATGTTACTGGTACTATAAAAGGTGCTCTGGGAACTTTTTTGGACTTTGGTGATGTTACTGTACAGTCAGCCGGTAATCAAGCTGAATTTATTCTGGATAAAGTACCTCATCCGTATAAGATTACAAAATTGATAATAGATTTACATCAAGACTGTCTTCAAGGTGAGATAATTAAAAAATAAGTCATTGACAAAGACCGTTAAATAAGTTAAATTTATACAGAGAGGTGAGCGAAAAGAGCTCACTTTTTTAAACATATAATCTAAGAGCTATAATCTCTTGAGAGCGAGGTAATAATGGATCAGTCAAAATTTCTTCAGGCTATTAATTTGATTGCTGAAGAAAAGGGTTTATCTAAAGAAAAGGTTATTCAAACTGTTGAAGCAGCATTAGCAGCCGCATACAGAAAGGATTATGGGAATAAAGAGCAAAACATCAAGGTTGTTTTAGACCAAATAACGGGTGGTATGGATATCTACTTGTTAAAAGAAGTAGTTGAAGAAGTTGAAAATGAAGAAAGTCAAATGACAGAGAAAGAAGCTCAAAAATATAATAAAGGCGCCAAGGTGGGAGATACTATAGAAATTGAGTGTCCAGCACCAGCAGGCTTTGGTAGAATAGCGGCTCAAACTGCTAAGCAGGTGATTATTCAACGAATAAGGGAAGCTGAACGAGAAGTTGTTTTTGAAGAATATGAAGGCAAAGAAGGTCAATTAGTTAATGGAGTAATTCAGAGATTAGAAGGAAGAAATGTTATTCTTGATATCGGAAAAACAAATGGTATAATATTTCCCTCGGGGCAAGTTGAAGGGGAAAGATATCGAATTGGTCAAAGAATGAAAGTCTTAATCGAAAAAGTAGAGCAAACTTCAAGAGGTCCGCAAGTTGTTGTTTCTCGTTCTGATGCGAAGTTAATAGAAAAATTATTTGAGTTGGAAGTACCCGAGATATCCGCAGGTACAGTAGAAATTAAGTCTATAGCTAGAGAGGCAGGAAGTAGAACGAAAATAGCTATTTTGTCTGCTAGAGAGGGCGTTGATCCGGTTGGTTCCTGTGTGGGACAGAGAGGTACAAGAGTTCAGG
Above is a genomic segment from bacterium CG_4_10_14_0_2_um_filter_33_32 containing:
- the nusA gene encoding transcription termination/antitermination protein NusA (modifies transcription through interactions with RNA polymerase affecting elongation, readthrough, termination, and antitermination), encoding MDQSKFLQAINLIAEEKGLSKEKVIQTVEAALAAAYRKDYGNKEQNIKVVLDQITGGMDIYLLKEVVEEVENEESQMTEKEAQKYNKGAKVGDTIEIECPAPAGFGRIAAQTAKQVIIQRIREAEREVVFEEYEGKEGQLVNGVIQRLEGRNVILDIGKTNGIIFPSGQVEGERYRIGQRMKVLIEKVEQTSRGPQVVVSRSDAKLIEKLFELEVPEISAGTVEIKSIAREAGSRTKIAILSAREGVDPVGSCVGQRGTRVQAVMAELADEKIDCILWDQDPINFIVNALSPAKVTKVGIDEKSKEAKIFVPADQLSLAIGKNGQNVRLAVKLTGWKIDVEPEEEEKKVDKTKKKEDSQEAVKEDKKTEEKDSKNTKKTKK